CTTGGCTATAGATGGCTGAAGTATGAGGTTGCCCATCTGCATTTGTTTAGGCTACTCCAATTGGCTAAATCATTAGCTAGATCATAAACTAAGAATTTTGGCTTCGATACCAATACCAGCTATAATGATACTCAATACCATAACGATACCACTGAAACCGAAGCCTTAAAAGTTAAATATACAGCACTGTTATAGTATAAAACAACTGGTCATCTGGAGAGCTAGGccactgggtgtgcaggcttttgatcaAGCACTGCTCAAACACACCCAAGTCAGCTTAACAAGGTCCGGTTGAGCAGTTGATTTGTAGAATCTGGTGTTTAGAGTAGGGCTGGAACAAAAAGTCTACATGCCCAGTAGCTCTCCTGGAGGTATTATGCTATAACATTAGAACATTAGCCTACAaccaaaaagtacaataaaataaTGCCATTATTCAGTGTGCAAGAACTATACTCTGGGCTTTCCcttatttttatggaatggtctgcctatccatgtgaaaGATGCAGATGACTCGGtcttgacctttaagtctttactgaagactcgtCTCTTCATTAGGTCTTATGATTGAGtgcagtctggcccaggggtgcaaaGGTGAACAGCAAGGTACTGGAGTGACGAACCGCCTTTgccgtctctgcctggccggctcccttctctccactgggattctctgaaCCTATTAAGAGGGACACGTCACTGGCTTTACGAGTGCTCTGCCATGCCGTCTCTAGGAGGGGGTGTAACGTCAGGCTTTTTTCGTTATACTCGACTTGAGTGGATtaagttactgacgtgatcttcctgtcctgtTTAAAGCCTCCTCAGGCTCATgcggtgggggagatcttcgtgggctgaactcagccttgtctcaaggTAGTAACTTGGTGGTCTTGATAtcactctagtggtgtgggggctgtactTTGGCAAAGtagggtggggttatatcctgcgtTGTTGgcccagggggctagggtcattctgtcctatctggtgtaattgtcataagcgggaagcaagccttattacgaaaataaaaacccaatttcaatttaagctCTGTCATAAGACTACCCACATGAACTTTgaaggacaacttgtcatccaaccaAATTCCTAGGTAATTGTAGGATGCCACTTTTTCAATGGATaagatgtgacaatgctaacaTTCTCTGGCAGAGTTCTAGGTCTGGTAAAGGTACATTTGTACATTCAAGACCATAAAAGGGAGGCCTGCAGTGACTGAAAAGCAGTCTGGAGCTTGCcaacagcctgaaccagagaaggagcacatgaatatatgactgtatatagatGTAACTTTGCTGGTTGCATAACACAGGAGCTAAAATGGAACACTGGGGCACACCTCTATTAATCTCAAGAAAGCTAGACTTACGATTGTCAGTATATACACATTGTTTTGTCAGAAAGATAGTTCCTAAACCAATTTACTGCCCCTTCACTGAGACCAATGTTTCCGAGTCTAGCTAGCAACAATTCATGGTCAACTGAatcaaaggcctttgataaaTCCAAACAGAGCAGCACAATATTGTTTTTTATCAAGTGCATTAATGACGTCATTTGCCACGGCcatagctgcagttgtggtgctgTGCCCCGATCTAAAGCCAGACTGAACCCCGCTCAGTATGTTTTTTTCAATTAAGTTTAACTGAGTTCACcagggattcatagactttggccaggatagggaaTTTAGAGATAGGACGATAGTTATTAGTATCTGAGGGATCTCCACCCTAGAGCAGTGGGAGGATATAAGCTGATTTCCAAATGCTGGGTATGAAATTGGTTATTTAGAAACCTACACTGATTTGATAATCTTCCAGAACTTAGTagggttgtttaggttctctTTGACTGCATTTAAAAATAGTGACAAGTTGTCAAAAAACCTGCTCTGTATTAAAAATCAAAGGTGACTCGGTAGAGATTGCATGGTATCTCCCGGCCCAGGGTTTAGTCGCACATTACCAGagatcaacaacaaaaacataataTCTCAGTTGCCCAATGTGTGAGGACTGGTGGAGCCAGCACCATTGTCAATAAAACAAACTGCtccctgacctgttcacaggatCTCTCCctcccgcacctgctgtctccacctctgaatgctcgggctatgaaaagccaactgacatttactcctgaggtgctgacatgtaggggctcccgagtggcgcagcggtctaaggcactgcacctcattgctagaggcgtcactacagaccctggttcgaattcaggctatatcacacccggccgtgattgggagtcccatagggcggtgcacaattggcccagcatcatccgggttaggccgtcattgtaaataagaatttgttcttaactgacttggctagtttaatttttttttaaattgcaccctctacaaccaatgtgattattatttgaccctgccggtcatctacactgaacaaaaatataaaatgcaacatgtaaggtgttggtccaatgtttctttatgcacaaaaacacacaaaacacacatttgtttacatccctgtttgagcatttctcctttgcaaagataatccatcgacttgacaggtgtggcatatcaagaagctgattaaacagcatgacatGTAATGGCGCTGttggggatggctgccgttttacgggttTGTGATCAACTGTGCTATTTTCACATTGTTtcaaacttattttgtacataatgttgctactactacggtctcttatgaccgaaaagagcttctggacatcagaacagcgattactaacgtcaaactggacaaagatttttttctttaTTGAGTCCGATGCAACATATTTACTGCTTCTCCGAGACCCCGGcccaaatctgaccataattctatcctcccgactcctgcttacaagcaaaaaccaaagcaggaagcaccagtgactcactcaatacggaagtagtcagatgacgcagatgctacgctacaggactgttttgctagcacagtctggaatatgttccgggattcatccaatatcattgagtataccacctcagtctcCAACAATTGCATTAACaacattgtccccacagtgactgtacatacatatccctaccagaagccatggattacaggcaacatccgcacagaGCAAAAAGGCTAGAGCTAATTAATCcgaacaatcaaacaggcaaagcggcaATACAGGActagattgaatcctactacaccggttctgacactcgtcggatgtggcagggcttgcaaacttttacaaactacaaagggaaaaccagctgcaagctgcccagtgacgcaagcctaccagaccagctaaatgccttttacgcTTGCTTAAGGCAAGCAACATTGAAGCATgaacgagagcaccagctgttccggatgacagTGTGATCACGCcttccgtagccaatgtgagcaagacctttaaacaggtcaacaatcACAAGgacgcggggccagacggataacCAGGACGTGAACTccgagcatgcacggaccaactggcaagtgtctccaccgacattttcaacctctccctgaccgagtctgtaatacctatggTAAATGTTTTacgcagaccaccatagtctctgtgcccaagaaggcgaagaacctgcctaaatgactcccgccagtagccatgaagtgttttgaaaggctggtcatggctcacatcaacaccatcctccCGGACAacgtagacccactccaattcccaacagatgacgcaatctcaatcgcactccacacctggacaaaaggaacacgtatgtgagaacgctgttcattgactacagctcagatttcaacaccacagtgcccacaaagctcatcactaagctacggaccctgggactaaacacctgcctctgcaactggatcctggacttcctgacaggatgCCCCCAGGTgttaagagtaggcaacaacatctgccacgctgatcctcaacacaggggctccGCAGggttgtgtgcttagtcccctcctgtattccctgttcacccacaactgcgtggccaagcatgactacaacaccatcatcattaagtttgctgatgacaacggtggtaggcctgatgggtggggtaccaggacaacaacctatccctcaacgtgagcaagacaaagaagctgatcgtgaactacaggaaaaggagggatgaacacacccccattcacatcgaggggctgtagtggaacgtgtcaagagtttcaagttccttgatgtccacatcaccaacaaactatcatggttcaaacacaccaagacattcgtgaagagggcaagacagctcctttccccctcaggaaaaagatttgtcatgggtccccagaacCTCAAAAgtgtacagctgcaccattgagagcatttaaacatgtttttattaaaccttattaaactaggcaagtcagttatgaaaaaaaatcttatttacaatgacggcctaccacggccaaacccagacgacgctgggccaattgtacgccaccctatggaactcccaatcatggccgtaTGTGATAcaggaatcaaaccagggactgtagtgacacctcttgcactgagatgcagtgccttgactgctgcgccactcgggagccctgaccggttgcatcaccgcctggtatggcaactgctcggcatcagactgcaaggcactaaagagggtagtgcatacggcccagtacatcactggggtcaagcttcctccCATCCAGTACCTATATACTAGGCTGAGTCCGAGggaagcccaaaaaattgtcgaagactccagccacccagtcataaactgttctctctgcttctgcaAAGCAACAGTTCCAAAAAGCTccttaatagcttctacccctaagccatgagactgctgaacaattaatcaaatggccaaccagactatttacattgacaccccccccccccaccccattgtttttacactgctgctacttgccgtttatcatctatacatagtcacttcacccctacctacatgtacaaattacctcaactaacatcTACCCacgtatatagccttgttacggtgttactttttactttagttaatttagtaaatattttctgaactgcattgttggttaaggacttgtaagtaagcatttcacagtaaggtctacacctgctgtatttagcgcatgtgacaatttgatatgataattacacaggtgcacctcatGCTGGGGACCCTAAGAccactaaaatatgcagttttgacacaatggcacagatgtctcaagtttaggGAGAACGCAATTGGCATGTTACAGCAGAGATGTCCACCAAAGttgtcagagaattgaatgttaatttctctaccataatccgcctccaatgtaattttagagaattcggcagtatgtccaaccggacACAAAACCggagaccatgtgtatggcatcATGTGAGCGAGAAGTTTAcggatgtcaatgttgtgaacagagtgccccatggtgacagtgaggttatggtatgggcagggataagctacagacaacgaacattATTGCATTTTATGAAAAATACCGTGACCAGATCCTGAAGCCTGTTGTGAGGCCCAATTTATTACAAGGtgtttgaccaacagatgcatatctgcattccctgtcatgtgaaatccatagattagggcctcatttatttacttcaattgactgattttctcatATGTAACTAAGTACAgtactttcggaaagtattcaaagcTCTTggcttacagccttattctaaaattatatatatataaaaaaaatgttaatcctcaatctacacacaatacccaataacgaCAAAATGAACAGTTTATCAAATTTGGGGGCaaacaaaatacagaaataccttatttacataagtattcagaccctgtgctattagactcaaaattgagctcaggtgcatcctgtttccattgataatccttgagatgtttttacaaattggagtccacctgtggtaaattcaaataattggacatgatttggaaaggcacacacctgtctatataaaaaggtcccatacttgacagtgcatgtcagaggaaaaacaaagccatgaggtcgaaggaattgtccgaggagctccgagacaggattgtgtcgaggcacagatctggagacgGGTAATAAAAAAATggatgcagcattgaaggtccccaagaacacagtgtcctccattcttaaatggaagaagtttggaaccgccaagactcttcctagagctggccgcccggccaaattgagcaatcgggggagaagggccttggtcagggaggtgaccaagaacctgatggtcactctgacagagctccagagttcctctgtggagatgggagaaccatctctgcagcactccaccaatcagacctttatggtagagtggccaaacggaagccactcctcagtaaaaggcacatgacaggccgcttggagtttaccaaaaggcaccaaaaaaatctcagaccatgagaaacaagattctctggtctgaggaaaccaagattgaactcttcggcctgaatgccaagcatcacgtctggaggaaacatggcaccatctctacggtgaagcatggtggtggcagcatcatgccgtggagatgtttttcagcggcagggagacAAGTCagtatcgaggcaaagatgaacggagcaaagtacagagagatccttgatgaaaacctgctccagagtgctcaggacctcagactggggcaaaggttcaccttccaacaggacaacgaccctaagcacacagccaagacaacgcaggagtggcttcgggacaagagcTTGGAcccgatctctggagagacctgaaaatagctgtgcagcaacgctccccatccatagcttgagaggatctgcagagaagaatgggagaaactccccaaatacacatGTGTATTTACTCTAAATATGATATTGCTGCTAGATAGCCATGCAATTGATCGAACAGTAAATGTAATGTCCTACAAAAACTTTCCATTGGTATGACTATATAGGCTACTTGATGTATACACCGCAAATGTCGTGCTCCGCTCCGCTGGCGCATCTTCTCAAATTAGGGCTTTCCCCCACACCCAAACAATAtttcaaccaatcgattggtctaCATTTTTCCATGTCTATTTTCCTCATATACTGACACATATGCGTtctaatcaaatcaactataaacattgagcttgtctgatgctttcaGCACatggtttgattaaataattaagtcAGTCATACAAATTACGAGTGAGTCCAACcagcaattgatttgattgtgccgggCTGACTTGCTGCGctttgtaaaaaaaacaacaaaaaaaacaacaacgagTGACTGACTAGCACCggtttcctctctcctcgccaCAACAGAACAAAGTGTTTATCGCTCTGTAtgtgttgctgaagctgcaacataaaGCCATATAGTGGATTCGCCCttttatcagtggtcttgtatgtcttccatttcctaataattgctcccacagttgatttcttcaaaccaagctgcttacctattgcagattcagtcttcccagcctggtgcaggtctacaattttgtttctggtgtcctttgacagctctttggtcttggccatagtggagtttggagtgtgactgtttgaggttgtggacaggtgtcttttatactgataacaagttcaaacaggtgccattaatacaggtaacgagtggaggacagaggagcctcttaaagaagaagttacaggtctgtgagagccagaaatcttgcttgtttgtaggtgaccaaatacttattttccaccataatttgcaaatcaattcataaaaaaatcatacaatgtgattttctggatttttttctcattttgtctgtcatagttgaagtgtacctatgatgaaaattacaggcctctctcatctttttaagtgggagaacttgcacaattggtggctgactaaatacttttttgccccactgtatttgcaCAGGATTAGTTATTCCAGAGGACGAATCGGACGGGATTCGTTTTTTCCCCAAACTGCCCCCTGTAATTGTAAAATTTTTTCCCAATAAATTGACAGTTATGACAGAAGCCTGAAGGTTTCTATTCTATGTGTGAAGATACATTATTTCAACATGTCAAGGTGATAGGGCCACACTGATAACTCAAGCTTGATTCCCAAGTTTCTAAACCATCTTTCCTATAGTGTCACTATATTCATGTATAGCTTATGCGCAGGACTTAGTTCAATTTATCGAATCACGTATTGTTTTCCTTGCGCAAAATCCGAGCAACACCTGTCAAAGAATAAGTCTGAACACTCAGACTTGCATGGTGACACTAAATAGGCCATAACCCAATTCAAAATCATGCAAGCAAAAATGATCACTGATGAAACACTATACCGGTCACAAAGACAACACACAATTGTATATTTAGGCACGCTCACTACATTATTTGCTCGACTGAACACGCACAGACTTACATGGTGACACTAAATAGGCCAATTGGGGCCTATTAGTCAGTCTTTCTTTCGGTCATGTGAACCGGGTGTAAATGCTGGTAGGTTAACAGTTATGGCGGTagtatttacaacattaactagAGTTGCAACTCTCCTTTTACTCTGTGTGCAAAGGGGGAGCGGGAGTGCGAGAGAAGCGAAATAGGGGCAGATACGTTCATTACAGGAAGCAGGTTAATGCACCTTACTGTTGACAAAAGAATGGTTTAAGAACCCCCAAAAAATCTGCAGGAACGTTGTGTAGCCTTACCACCGACGTAAGCAAAATGTATTTGGTAAGAGGACAACTCTAGTTAATGTCGTGGTCTATCAAATTGTATAGGCTACCTtgacctcttctctctcccccctctggcAATGGCCagactcgcgcacacacacattatgtGCACACACAGAAGTGCACATGTGGAGGGCTCTCCATCTTGAAAGTGCACCTCAAGTATTATTTGATGTTGATGATGCAAGAATTAAGCAGCAGCACAATATAACAGAAACAATGTAGTCGTCTCCATCCGTTTTAAGACCTTTGAAAACTAAATTGATGACATTAAGCCTTAAattcatttcagatttttaaaggCTTGAAGACTAAGGACCCTCAGACACCCTGTTTATTGCTACTTTAGGTTAAAAAAAATTACAACCAGTCTAACTTGATTTACTTTCTTCATTTGATCTACATTTCGATTTCAGATCTACAGTTTGTGCTTCAACACGTATTCCCTGTACCTAAAGTTGAAACAAAGACGAAGAAGATTGGATAAGATTATGAAAGCAATAGAACAGAAAAACATCTACCTAGCCAATCAGAGTGCATGGTCAGGGGTATGCAATCAGCTAAGATCTAGAAGCGAGCAGTTGATTAAGGAGTGGGCGAAAATGTCACCTTGTGTAGTTATGATGTTGCCGACATCTAGGTCTGCCAACTCCTGAGCCTCCTCTCTCTTAAGTCTGGCTTTCTTACACTTCTCTATAGAAGGCTGGcctgagggggagagacagaagcCATTAGTCCCCAGCAAGTTTCCCACTGTCCAGCAATGCCACCATGGCTCACTCCACCTCACAGATATcagccccgtttatacctggtgctaatgTGTCCTTTGTActaatcttgtccacattctgattgtccccatttttttttatataggtATAGACGATTAAAATACGCATTGTGATCTGATGGTGATTAGGAAGATCTGATCACATTCAGAGGTAGTCAGGCACGCATCGTGTCTGGATATACTTACAAGTGTAGACGCATCTGGACAGTGAAGCCATTTAAAATCATCGTCATCTCACCCTCaaatcattgacaggtggcaCCATTGACTTATGACATCAATAAGAGTctttaaatacatttaatattATTAAAACAATTATGCATACAGGCAGGGTCCTGGAAATCTGGTAACAATGCGGCACAGTGGACGGATAGACATTTTTATACCATGTGTATGTCAAAATGTGTGCACAATCAGAATGttgacaagatcaggacaaaggacacatATTAGCGCTAGGTATAAACAGGACTTTAAAAGCATCACATAGGTGTAAACAATAGTGGATTCGCCCTTTAACCAATTGAAAGGCTACATGGAGCTATTGCGTACAACCTATCCAGTCCATTGAAATATTTTCAATTTGGTGGAGTAAGCGAGGGCATACAGACAAAGAGAGAATTCGAATTCATTGCCCCTGCCTCCCCAATTACCTTCGACACCCAGTTCTTCAAGCTCCCTCTTCAGCACAGCCACCTTTGACTTGATGGAGCAGCAGCCATCCAGGAGCTTCTTGTAGTTCCGTCTCACACCACAGAGGGCGATGTAACGCTTCAGCCTGGCTACCGCCGTGTTGTCCTTCATGTTACATGGATGGAGCACATTTTTCCAGGATTAGCCTAGGCGAATACCCTGACTACACCACtcacgttgcaaaataaatgtaggaaAATATGGCAAATTTCTTTTGCTACCCACACTGCTCgggcgcgccaacgagcgtctgcgttgccaagggctaaaatagaagtcatttctatttctgacgcagatcgcgctgcaagtactgcctctcccatctcctcattggtttatagaagcaggtacccacgtgccatctcattggttatacccacgtaggtgattgaaagacgaactgttttgccggttgtcgtggtaatactatgaaagagTCGATGCCAATctccatataagttcaaagatgaaaaagcctggaaggaggagagatgactagaaacgattcggttgatcGGTTTATGGTGGGTTAATTGTCAgtgtagaggaccttgtgcatttcaggtaaaataacaactcaatgtttatatcccaggacaaattagctagcaacagcaagctagctaaataggacaaattagctagcaagtgcaagctaaattgccatacaagtttaatgcttttcgacctgacCCCAAATTAATGCCATTGgttcccaaattaatgtcattggttcagagtttgttttgatattttaacctgcgtgtcatgatcgcgtttggtgtagggggacaaaataaatttacGCACGATGGCACATGCGCGCAGCcagtttgggttccatgtaaggCCGACTCCAGAAAGAGCCCCTTGCCTCTACACTTTATATTGCCTGGAAACCAGACATAAAATTGTATAGAATTCTACGTCAGGCAGAAATAAGCATTTGAGTCAGGAAAGTTTCCTCTTACAACCTCTACaaaccagaatgttgaataaaattatattttaacaTACTTTACCAGTTGTCCATGCAGTTGGTCCTTTTGGTGGTAGGGAATGCGAGacaatatatccacaggaaagtataattACATCAACgttaaaattttattttattaaacattctggcttgtagaggtCAGGATGGGAAACTTTCCTGATTCAAAACGCTAACATCTGCCCAACCTAGAATTCTATGCAATTCAACGTTGGGTTTCCAGGCAACACTTTGTATAAATCAGAAGGGATTTGGGGACGCATGGGCAATATTGCACTAGCTCCACCTTGCCTTTGGCTTGTAATTTCACTATACTGCGTATTATATTCATCCAATACCTTCAGAACTACTTATTTGTATTTGAACCAGGTCTGAAACACGTACATTGCGAATGTGAAAATGTGTTGGCAACTACCTGTGCCTACTGTGTGCTTGAGTTGGCATAGAAGCCGCTCGCCTCACCTTTCCACCTTTGGATCCACTCTCACTGTCCTCGCCCTTTATTGGCCGCTTCGCCACAGACTTCCTCTTTTTCACTTGTTCTGGCCTGACCTCACTTTCCTGTTCGTCCTCCAATGATGGGAGGGATGAGCCAGAGTCAGAGTCTTGGGCTGGCTCATCCTTCGTCTTAGCCATCACTTCTTCGGTTTCATCTGAGAAAGAAGAAAAATTACTTTAGGGAGGGGGAAATACTTGAACGCTTGTCAATAGGGCTACGTAATGGTATCCTATCCCTGGATTTTTCACTATGTTTGGGCCTTTACGCATGCTCATGAACACACCCACTTGATAACTCACCCTCTCCCCCGCTGGCTTCCTCTGAAGATGCACTGTCATTcttttctccctcactctctgacCTGGAGTCGTTGTCATTTCTTTGTATTTTGACCCTTTTCTGCTCCATTACTTCAGCCTCTCCAATGTGCTCCGAGTCACTCCCAACAACCTGCACTCTTTCTCTTCTCTGCAATGGTTTTCCCTTTTCCTCatttccactctccctccctcggtTCCTTTTCAAACACTTGCTCTGCACTTTCACGTCCACATTTTCTTCTCTTTTTTTATCCTCTTCATTgtcactttctgaattgactttGTTCTTTTCCTGTTTGCGGGTTTCATCTCGTTTCTTCTTTTTGTTCTCCTCAAAATCTTCTTCCTCGACTTCAGAGTCATGTTTTCTCTTCCTCCGATTCACCGGTTTGATCTCAACATCACTTTCTGAGCTAATTTCCGTCTTCCCACCATTGTGTACTTCTTTGTGTCGCCCTTTGTTT
The sequence above is a segment of the Salvelinus alpinus chromosome 1, SLU_Salpinus.1, whole genome shotgun sequence genome. Coding sequences within it:
- the hirip3 gene encoding HIRA-interacting protein 3 isoform X2, which codes for MVSAEETQIRRFVSGQLRDCPDLSTLTLGILRGRYLACVGRDSLNQEDRQLMKRVVEEELMRMQDSDSSDNEAIVDVTPMPLHNKRKRGEEEKTKKGGRTKADKSKATRARLQSAQSDSPDSGIERVGNGERQIAEEEGKDMGRDEQVEQVSQIGTKKNKGRHKEVHNGGKTEISSESDVEIKPVNRRKRKHDSEVEEEDFEENKKKKRDETRKQEKNKVNSESDNEEDKKREENVDVKVQSKCLKRNRGRESGNEEKGKPLQRRERVQVVGSDSEHIGEAEVMEQKRVKIQRNDNDSRSESEGEKNDSASSEEASGGEDETEEVMAKTKDEPAQDSDSGSSLPSLEDEQESEVRPEQVKKRKSVAKRPIKGEDSESGSKGGKDNTAVARLKRYIALCGVRRNYKKLLDGCCSIKSKVAVLKRELEELGVEGQPSIEKCKKARLKREEAQELADLDVGNIITTQGRPKRRGVSIWQQQSSPPTSAYKRVVNSSSDSEEDSHAGRGRKRATDWSNLQGIISDDADSN
- the hirip3 gene encoding HIRA-interacting protein 3 isoform X3 → MPLHNKRKRGEEEKTKKGGRTKADKSKATRARLQSAQSDSPDSGIERVGNGERQIAEEEGKDMGRDEQVEQVSQIGTKKNKGRHKEVHNGGKTEISSESDVEIKPVNRRKRKHDSEVEEEDFEENKKKKRDETRKQEKNKVNSESDNEEDKKREENVDVKVQSKCLKRNRGRESGNEEKGKPLQRRERVQVVGSDSEHIGEAEVMEQKRVKIQRNDNDSRSESEGEKNDSASSEEASGGEDETEEVMAKTKDEPAQDSDSGSSLPSLEDEQESEVRPEQVKKRKSVAKRPIKGEDSESGSKGGKDNTAVARLKRYIALCGVRRNYKKLLDGCCSIKSKVAVLKRELEELGVEGQPSIEKCKKARLKREEAQELADLDVGNIITTQGRPKRRGVSIWQQQSSPPTSAYKRVVNSSSDSEEDSHAGRGRKRATDWSNLQGIISDDADSN
- the hirip3 gene encoding HIRA-interacting protein 3 isoform X1 gives rise to the protein MVSAEETQIRRFVSGQLRDCPDLSTLTLGILRGRYLACVGRDSLNQEDRQLMKRVVEEELMRMQVKTFDSDSSDNEAIVDVTPMPLHNKRKRGEEEKTKKGGRTKADKSKATRARLQSAQSDSPDSGIERVGNGERQIAEEEGKDMGRDEQVEQVSQIGTKKNKGRHKEVHNGGKTEISSESDVEIKPVNRRKRKHDSEVEEEDFEENKKKKRDETRKQEKNKVNSESDNEEDKKREENVDVKVQSKCLKRNRGRESGNEEKGKPLQRRERVQVVGSDSEHIGEAEVMEQKRVKIQRNDNDSRSESEGEKNDSASSEEASGGEDETEEVMAKTKDEPAQDSDSGSSLPSLEDEQESEVRPEQVKKRKSVAKRPIKGEDSESGSKGGKDNTAVARLKRYIALCGVRRNYKKLLDGCCSIKSKVAVLKRELEELGVEGQPSIEKCKKARLKREEAQELADLDVGNIITTQGRPKRRGVSIWQQQSSPPTSAYKRVVNSSSDSEEDSHAGRGRKRATDWSNLQGIISDDADSN